The following coding sequences lie in one Pontibacter sp. G13 genomic window:
- a CDS encoding DUF3575 domain-containing protein has protein sequence MGRYHTTSAQSHLELGWNVGSLFIGTLDLKSELGVSPGINLRLGMGLRAQSYPIEQVAQNRIFAFYRQPRNLGSFISVGFRAWNPTDNPYQYPYLALDVVGIHYRETLLVRPNGQTPAHPSNIRGWTAGISATLGFVLRLARKWHMDAGIQLGYAPPREELLSYYHPGIGFSTFGSGIIGIKGGHIQPILALRYTLQTAHTQRIREME, from the coding sequence ATGGGTAGGTATCATACGACTTCTGCACAATCCCACCTAGAACTGGGGTGGAATGTTGGCAGTTTATTCATCGGGACGCTAGACCTCAAAAGCGAACTCGGGGTCTCTCCCGGAATAAATCTCAGGCTCGGCATGGGACTCAGGGCCCAGTCATACCCCATTGAGCAAGTCGCCCAGAATCGAATTTTTGCCTTCTATCGTCAACCTCGAAATCTCGGAAGCTTCATTTCTGTAGGATTTAGAGCTTGGAACCCCACGGATAATCCCTACCAATATCCCTATCTCGCTTTAGACGTCGTCGGAATTCATTATCGAGAGACGCTACTCGTACGCCCCAATGGGCAAACGCCTGCCCACCCATCCAACATTCGGGGCTGGACCGCAGGAATTTCCGCCACATTAGGCTTTGTACTGAGGCTTGCCCGCAAATGGCACATGGATGCTGGAATTCAGCTTGGGTATGCTCCTCCTCGCGAGGAACTCCTTTCCTACTACCACCCGGGGATTGGATTTTCCACGTTTGGGTCCGGCATTATCGGCATCAAAGGTGGACACATCCAACCGATTCTTGCCTTACGATACACCCTTCAGACGGCCCATACCCAACGAATTCGGGAGATGGAGTAA
- a CDS encoding CinA family nicotinamide mononucleotide deamidase-related protein: MIQISLITIGNELLKGRIVNTNASDIGEKLRSEGFTLHRVVTIADDATSIAQTVQQEMETHDVVLMSGGLGPTKDDITKKTLATLFDYPMVMHGPTLAFLEKRYQERGKTITKLSKEQALVPEGCEVIPNAMGTAPGMAFEGWNSRLYVMPGVPFEMRYMVEHEVIPDIQKRFAQTSFHTSVLRLGDLPESVAAEQMETIEAELPESLQVAYLPRHDGLWIELGMISENGTMKQVDQQLEQAKARIGTLFDEHLFTLGAHPVAQEIKDLCIEQNWSFSVAESLTGGKLSALMVEISGVSDIYRGSVTAYQVQIKEQLLSVPAELIEAHSVVSSEVSVAMAEGVRKLLGADFGLATTGYAEASGDELPHAWIGFSGSQLTDSYRINLYHDRSTNTTRTAHRALVFALKKLKSLLG; this comes from the coding sequence ATGATTCAAATATCTCTGATCACCATTGGGAATGAGCTTCTCAAAGGCAGGATCGTTAATACCAATGCCTCCGATATCGGCGAAAAATTGCGCTCGGAAGGATTCACTCTCCATCGAGTTGTCACGATTGCGGATGATGCAACGTCCATTGCCCAGACCGTACAGCAGGAGATGGAGACTCACGATGTGGTGTTGATGAGTGGGGGTCTTGGCCCCACCAAAGACGACATCACCAAAAAGACCCTCGCGACCCTGTTTGATTACCCCATGGTCATGCACGGTCCAACACTTGCCTTTTTGGAGAAACGATACCAAGAACGAGGCAAAACCATCACCAAACTGAGTAAGGAGCAGGCACTCGTTCCGGAAGGGTGTGAGGTGATCCCCAATGCCATGGGAACTGCCCCAGGAATGGCCTTCGAAGGTTGGAATAGCCGGTTGTATGTGATGCCCGGAGTTCCTTTCGAAATGCGATATATGGTCGAGCATGAGGTGATCCCCGATATTCAAAAGCGCTTTGCCCAAACCTCCTTTCACACCAGCGTCCTCAGGCTGGGAGATTTGCCTGAATCCGTAGCCGCGGAACAAATGGAAACCATCGAGGCAGAATTGCCAGAATCCCTGCAAGTCGCATATCTACCCAGACATGATGGCCTCTGGATCGAATTGGGAATGATCTCTGAGAATGGAACCATGAAGCAGGTGGACCAGCAATTGGAGCAGGCCAAAGCTCGAATTGGGACGCTGTTCGACGAGCATCTCTTCACGCTGGGAGCGCATCCAGTAGCTCAGGAAATCAAAGATCTGTGTATTGAACAGAACTGGTCCTTTTCGGTGGCAGAAAGTCTAACAGGTGGAAAGCTGTCTGCCCTAATGGTCGAAATTTCGGGAGTTTCCGATATCTATCGAGGATCTGTGACCGCTTATCAAGTCCAAATCAAAGAGCAACTTCTGTCGGTTCCTGCTGAGCTCATCGAAGCCCATTCGGTGGTTTCTTCCGAGGTTTCGGTAGCCATGGCTGAAGGTGTCCGGAAGCTGTTGGGAGCAGACTTCGGGCTTGCCACAACCGGTTATGCCGAAGCTTCTGGGGACGAGTTACCACATGCTTGGATCGGGTTTTCGGGCAGTCAACTGACTGATAGCTACCGGATCAATCTTTATCACGATCGGAGCACCAATACTACCCGGACAGCCCATCGTGCATTGGTCTTTGCACTGAAAAAACTAAAGAGTCTCTTGGGATAG
- a CDS encoding dihydrolipoamide acetyltransferase family protein — MAKFELTMPKMGESIIEATILSWTKGIGDEIEAEETVLEIATDKVDSEVPSPVEGKLLEKRFNEGDVVPVGEVIAIIETESAGADSAPTNGVPAEVEVAAAEVPYVPAGQPAVATAERVATGEPRFYSPLVLNIAKEESIGMAELETVPGTGRGGRVTKKDILSYVKTRGSQPAAPVAPAAKTKAPAKPAAPKPAAPITYNHSGNIEIVEMDRMRKIIAQNMVQSKHTSAHVTSFVEADVTNVFQWRKKNKDEFQKKYGEKLTFTPIFLQAVAKALVEHPGINVSIDGDNILYKKDINVGIAVALPNDNLIVPVIRNADRLNLAGLAAAVNDLAARARINKLKPAELDGGTYTLSNVGTFGNVMGTPIIMQPQVAILAVGAIRKIPAVIETPSGDMIGIRQKMFLSHSYDHRVVDGALGGRFVKRVADILEAWDLNADV; from the coding sequence ATGGCAAAATTTGAACTGACAATGCCCAAAATGGGCGAAAGTATTATAGAGGCGACTATCCTCAGTTGGACCAAAGGTATCGGAGACGAGATCGAGGCAGAGGAAACCGTCTTGGAGATCGCCACCGATAAAGTGGACTCCGAAGTTCCTTCCCCGGTAGAAGGTAAATTGCTGGAAAAACGCTTCAACGAAGGAGATGTCGTACCCGTCGGGGAAGTGATCGCCATCATCGAGACCGAATCCGCTGGAGCTGATTCTGCCCCAACCAATGGCGTACCTGCCGAGGTAGAGGTAGCTGCTGCTGAGGTACCATACGTACCCGCGGGCCAGCCTGCCGTTGCTACTGCAGAACGCGTTGCCACTGGCGAACCTCGATTCTACTCTCCACTGGTGCTGAATATTGCAAAAGAGGAGAGCATCGGGATGGCCGAACTTGAGACTGTACCCGGTACCGGTCGTGGAGGGCGTGTCACCAAAAAAGACATCCTGAGCTACGTGAAGACTCGTGGCTCACAACCGGCTGCTCCTGTAGCTCCTGCTGCCAAGACCAAGGCTCCTGCCAAGCCAGCTGCACCTAAGCCTGCAGCACCTATCACCTACAATCACTCCGGCAACATCGAGATTGTAGAAATGGACCGCATGCGCAAGATCATTGCTCAGAACATGGTCCAGTCCAAGCATACTTCCGCTCACGTGACCTCCTTTGTAGAGGCTGATGTGACCAATGTCTTCCAGTGGCGGAAAAAGAATAAGGACGAATTCCAGAAAAAATACGGCGAGAAGTTGACCTTCACCCCGATTTTCCTTCAAGCTGTTGCCAAAGCGTTGGTGGAACATCCCGGGATCAACGTATCCATCGACGGCGACAATATCCTCTACAAAAAGGATATCAATGTCGGTATCGCGGTGGCTCTCCCCAATGATAACCTGATCGTGCCAGTCATCCGCAATGCTGATCGCCTGAACTTGGCGGGGCTTGCTGCCGCGGTAAATGATCTCGCTGCACGCGCACGTATCAACAAGCTGAAGCCTGCTGAATTGGATGGCGGTACATACACGCTCTCCAACGTAGGTACATTTGGCAATGTCATGGGTACCCCGATCATCATGCAGCCACAAGTGGCGATCTTGGCGGTCGGGGCGATTCGCAAAATCCCTGCGGTGATCGAAACTCCATCTGGAGACATGATCGGTATCCGCCAAAAAATGTTCTTGTCTCACTCCTATGACCACCGTGTGGTAGATGGAGCTTTGGGTGGCCGATTCGTCAAACGAGTGGCAGATATACTTGAGGCATGGGATTTGAACGCTGACGTATAA
- a CDS encoding caspase family protein, with amino-acid sequence MKYLLTTSLICCLIYQTARAQFSFTQTYGGTGNEQASYVLETQQGGYLMATNTYSFGAGQSDVWAIRTDQNGHIIWKQLIGSEGQDWVHHVLETRDGNFVFSGYTRTADRSESNAWIFSLDRHGDMMWEHTYGSEEEKDEIRSVIQTRDGGFAAVGYLGTGKKDNPDMWLLRLNAVGDLLWEKSYGGKVPEKANCIVETQDEGFVIGGYQQLDNMYKADMVLFKVNRKGKGIWKEFYRAPGNGSIEAVAEMPNGNLVLGGWAYLDSSHVVNASIQMAQPNGKIIWEATPGGSGKDVVYDISVDERGIITCAGSTQQLESKTDAWVFQLNPGGTLVWETKSARPDHDWVRSIGGTVDGGFVMAGGTRLGGEGGTEVWLVKTDPMGRFIGHEESGEADWTNTNPETPFDPNVDPFKPNLYMLSVGVSNYLNEPVDLFFAHSDAQDIANKWKTMQGSLFGKVEAKVLTNEEATLVNVKKAIGWLEREATQKDLIIMFISSHGALDHKGNLYILPTDFDSDDLFATALNIQDLTGGINGTPSKKLIFLDACHSGQSGFDLMGSAGIKAANLNQAVEELMESEPGVTVVTSSSGKEFSYENPKWGHGAFTMAMLEGLNGAADYNRDQVVKLTELNLYITERVKDLTKGLQHPFMPLNLFGDIPLFILK; translated from the coding sequence ATGAAATACTTATTGACAACCAGTCTGATCTGCTGTTTGATATACCAAACAGCACGGGCCCAATTCTCCTTTACACAGACTTACGGAGGCACTGGAAATGAACAGGCTAGCTACGTATTGGAAACCCAACAGGGGGGCTACCTCATGGCTACCAACACCTACTCATTCGGAGCTGGCCAAAGCGATGTATGGGCAATCAGGACCGACCAAAATGGCCATATCATCTGGAAACAGCTGATAGGATCAGAAGGCCAAGACTGGGTGCACCATGTTCTGGAAACCCGAGATGGAAACTTTGTGTTTTCCGGATATACGCGTACCGCGGATCGCAGTGAAAGCAATGCATGGATTTTCTCACTGGACCGGCATGGAGACATGATGTGGGAGCATACTTACGGCTCCGAGGAGGAAAAAGACGAAATCCGGTCTGTGATCCAAACTCGTGATGGAGGATTTGCAGCAGTAGGCTATCTGGGCACTGGCAAAAAGGACAATCCCGATATGTGGTTGCTCCGCCTCAATGCTGTGGGCGACCTCCTTTGGGAAAAATCCTACGGTGGAAAAGTCCCCGAAAAAGCGAACTGTATCGTTGAGACCCAAGACGAGGGATTCGTGATTGGCGGATACCAACAGTTGGATAATATGTACAAGGCCGATATGGTCTTGTTCAAAGTAAATCGAAAGGGCAAAGGGATCTGGAAAGAGTTCTATCGCGCCCCTGGGAATGGTTCAATCGAAGCTGTGGCCGAGATGCCTAATGGCAATCTGGTATTGGGAGGTTGGGCCTATCTCGACTCTAGCCATGTCGTCAATGCTTCCATCCAAATGGCACAACCCAACGGCAAAATCATCTGGGAAGCCACTCCCGGAGGCTCAGGAAAAGATGTGGTGTATGACATCTCTGTCGATGAACGAGGCATCATCACCTGTGCTGGCTCTACGCAACAGCTTGAATCGAAAACTGACGCATGGGTCTTTCAGCTCAATCCCGGTGGAACACTCGTCTGGGAAACCAAAAGCGCAAGGCCAGATCACGATTGGGTACGCAGCATCGGAGGAACGGTAGATGGAGGCTTTGTCATGGCAGGAGGCACCCGATTGGGAGGCGAAGGCGGTACGGAAGTATGGCTGGTGAAGACCGATCCCATGGGAAGATTCATCGGGCACGAAGAAAGCGGAGAGGCCGATTGGACCAACACGAATCCCGAGACACCCTTCGACCCGAATGTTGATCCCTTCAAGCCCAATCTCTACATGTTGTCGGTGGGCGTGTCCAATTATCTGAATGAGCCTGTGGATCTATTCTTTGCGCACTCGGATGCACAGGACATAGCCAACAAGTGGAAGACCATGCAGGGCTCTCTCTTCGGCAAGGTAGAGGCCAAAGTTCTCACCAATGAAGAAGCGACCTTGGTCAATGTCAAAAAAGCCATCGGCTGGTTGGAGCGAGAAGCTACCCAAAAGGATCTGATCATCATGTTCATCTCCTCACATGGCGCACTCGACCACAAGGGCAATCTCTATATCCTCCCGACTGATTTCGATTCCGATGACTTGTTTGCCACGGCACTCAATATTCAGGATTTGACGGGGGGAATCAATGGGACGCCTTCCAAGAAATTGATTTTTCTCGATGCCTGCCATTCCGGACAATCCGGGTTCGATCTGATGGGGTCTGCGGGGATCAAGGCTGCAAATCTCAATCAGGCAGTCGAGGAACTCATGGAAAGTGAACCGGGCGTAACCGTAGTAACTTCTTCTAGTGGCAAGGAATTCTCCTACGAAAATCCCAAATGGGGCCACGGAGCATTTACGATGGCGATGCTTGAGGGCTTGAATGGGGCAGCCGACTACAATCGGGACCAAGTGGTGAAATTGACCGAGCTCAACCTCTATATCACAGAGCGCGTCAAGGATCTCACCAAGGGTCTTCAGCATCCATTCATGCCGCTGAATCTCTTTGGGGACATCCCGCTGTTCATCCTGAAATAA
- the ftcD gene encoding glutamate formimidoyltransferase → MKPILECIPNFSEGRDMGVIKQITDVIEAVEGAKLLDVDPGASTNRTVVTFVGDPEAVIEAAFQAIKKASEVIDMRKHTGTHPRMGATDVCPLVPISGISAEEAVKYAHKLAERVGKELNIPIYLYEQAAQTPKRQNLAVIRAGEYEGFADKIYQEEWKPDYGPQEFHAKAGQTVIGVRDFLVAYNVNLNTQSVRRANSVAFDIREKGRLKTEDGTPWGKKVLDADGNPVREAGACKSVKAIGWFVEEYGVAQVSANLTNLNDSPLHVVFEETRKSANHRGLRVTGSELVGLVPKKCLVDAGYYFLQQQGVSLGVSEEDLILIAVKSMGLDELGPFDPKKKVIEYQLESEERQLTDLDQREFNNLLASDAPAPGGGSVAALVGALGASLGAMVANLSGNKRGWDHRTAEFNPYAIQGQQLKDELLFLVNEDTAAFNKVMEAFKLPKKSEADQAARKQAIEDASKYAALVPFRVMETAMKSYDLLKAMAAEGNPNSITDAGVGALCTHTAVQGAGLNVEINLGGIEDQVFCNEMASKVKNLVESSTKLSGEIMEIVRSKM, encoded by the coding sequence ATGAAACCGATTCTCGAGTGTATCCCCAATTTTTCTGAAGGCCGTGACATGGGCGTGATCAAGCAGATCACCGATGTCATCGAAGCGGTGGAAGGAGCCAAATTGCTCGATGTTGATCCCGGAGCCTCAACCAACCGTACGGTCGTTACATTTGTCGGCGATCCAGAGGCCGTCATCGAAGCGGCTTTCCAGGCCATCAAGAAAGCTTCCGAAGTGATCGATATGCGCAAGCATACGGGAACTCACCCTCGCATGGGAGCGACTGACGTGTGTCCATTGGTTCCTATCTCCGGTATCTCCGCGGAAGAAGCGGTCAAGTACGCCCACAAGCTTGCTGAGCGTGTAGGCAAGGAATTGAACATCCCGATTTACCTCTACGAGCAGGCAGCCCAAACGCCAAAGCGCCAAAACTTGGCCGTGATTCGTGCAGGTGAATACGAGGGATTTGCTGACAAAATCTACCAAGAGGAGTGGAAGCCTGATTACGGGCCTCAAGAATTCCACGCCAAGGCAGGACAGACGGTCATCGGAGTTCGCGATTTCCTCGTGGCCTACAATGTCAACCTCAATACCCAATCCGTTCGTCGCGCCAATTCCGTGGCTTTCGACATTCGGGAAAAGGGACGCCTCAAAACAGAGGATGGAACGCCTTGGGGAAAAAAGGTGCTCGACGCTGACGGCAATCCAGTGCGCGAAGCAGGTGCCTGTAAATCTGTCAAGGCCATTGGCTGGTTTGTCGAGGAGTATGGAGTCGCTCAGGTTTCCGCCAACCTCACCAATCTGAATGATTCCCCGCTGCATGTGGTATTCGAGGAAACCCGCAAATCCGCCAACCATCGTGGCCTGCGTGTTACGGGATCTGAATTGGTGGGACTCGTGCCCAAGAAATGCCTCGTAGATGCGGGATATTATTTCCTCCAGCAACAAGGGGTTTCGTTGGGAGTGTCCGAAGAGGATCTGATCTTGATCGCCGTGAAATCCATGGGACTGGATGAATTGGGACCATTTGATCCCAAGAAAAAGGTCATCGAGTATCAATTGGAATCCGAAGAGCGTCAGTTGACAGACCTCGATCAGCGAGAGTTCAACAATCTGCTCGCCTCTGATGCTCCCGCTCCGGGTGGCGGATCTGTGGCAGCATTGGTGGGCGCTTTGGGTGCCTCTCTCGGCGCAATGGTAGCCAATCTATCTGGCAACAAGCGTGGATGGGACCACCGCACCGCAGAATTCAACCCCTACGCGATCCAAGGTCAGCAATTGAAGGATGAATTGCTTTTCCTCGTCAATGAGGATACCGCGGCATTCAACAAGGTCATGGAAGCCTTCAAATTGCCCAAGAAAAGCGAAGCTGATCAAGCTGCTCGCAAACAAGCGATTGAGGATGCCTCCAAATACGCAGCTCTCGTGCCTTTCCGCGTCATGGAGACAGCGATGAAATCCTACGACCTCCTCAAGGCGATGGCGGCTGAAGGTAATCCCAACTCCATCACGGACGCCGGTGTAGGGGCGCTTTGTACCCATACTGCCGTTCAGGGAGCAGGTCTGAATGTCGAGATCAACCTCGGCGGAATCGAAGATCAGGTGTTCTGCAACGAGATGGCTTCGAAAGTCAAAAACCTCGTGGAATCATCTACCAAGCTATCCGGCGAGATCATGGAGATCGTTCGCAGCAAGATGTAA
- the purL gene encoding phosphoribosylformylglycinamidine synthase subunit PurL: MSTPAVTLSVAEQLGLLPEEYNQIIEILGRNPNFTELSVYSVMWSEHCSYKNSILQLKTLPSKGEKVLAGAGEEGAGLMDIGHDLAVAFKMESHNHPSAIEPYQGAATGVGGIHRDIFSMGARPIAALDSLRFGALDIPKTRHLIKGVVKGIGDYGNAFGVPTVAGDVTFDSCYNINPLVNAMSVGIVERGKSATATAAGIGNPVFIVGSSTGKDGIHGATFASEDISDESEEKLPSVQVGDPFTEKLLLEATLEALETGVVVGVQDMGAAGITCATSETAAKGNVGMNVWLDKVPMRQDDMVPFEILLSESQERMLFIVEKGNEKPVLDIFEKWDLNCAQIGEVIEEEVLRYHFHGEVVAEVPAQSLVLGGGAPVYTREQKEPAYFEQIRAFDPDQIPVPTHHAKVVEFLLSQPTIASKRWVTEQYDSMVGTANMTTNAPSDAAIVRIKGKEVGLVVTSDCNSRFVYSNPEKGAAHAVSESARNIVCAGGTPLGVTNCLNFGNPYDPEVYFQFAQAIKGMGDACRKFDTPITGGNVSLYNQSETGPIYPTPMIGMVGTIEQPETSSMSMNFKQEGDALYLLGNNVEDIACSEYVYRYHNVSHSPAPYIDLDEELALQKVVLELIGGKLIQSAHDISDGGLVVSLLESSFTSGKGFSIQAPEGMRVDAFLYGEAGGRVVVSVNAEQREAFEAHMAASNVSCLNIGQVAGADAVLDGDSLGTIEGLKEIYDNALENVLFAK; this comes from the coding sequence ATGTCCACACCTGCCGTTACGTTGTCGGTAGCAGAGCAACTGGGATTGCTGCCAGAGGAATACAATCAGATCATCGAGATATTGGGTCGGAACCCCAACTTCACAGAGTTGAGCGTTTACTCCGTGATGTGGAGTGAACACTGTTCCTACAAAAACTCCATTCTCCAGCTGAAAACCTTGCCTAGCAAAGGTGAGAAAGTGCTGGCAGGTGCGGGTGAGGAAGGTGCCGGTCTCATGGATATTGGCCACGATCTTGCCGTAGCCTTCAAAATGGAATCTCACAATCACCCTTCCGCGATTGAGCCTTACCAAGGTGCGGCTACTGGCGTAGGGGGGATTCACCGTGATATTTTCAGCATGGGCGCTCGTCCCATCGCTGCGCTTGACTCCCTTCGATTTGGCGCTTTGGATATCCCCAAAACTCGCCACCTTATCAAAGGAGTTGTCAAGGGTATTGGCGATTACGGAAATGCCTTTGGGGTACCAACCGTAGCTGGAGACGTTACCTTCGATTCCTGCTACAACATCAACCCACTCGTCAATGCGATGTCCGTAGGCATCGTTGAGCGTGGCAAATCCGCGACCGCTACCGCCGCCGGAATCGGAAACCCCGTATTCATCGTGGGATCTTCGACCGGTAAAGACGGAATCCACGGAGCCACTTTCGCTTCTGAAGATATCTCTGACGAGTCCGAGGAGAAATTGCCTTCCGTACAGGTGGGTGACCCCTTCACGGAAAAATTGCTCCTCGAAGCCACTTTGGAGGCACTTGAAACCGGCGTAGTTGTCGGGGTTCAAGATATGGGTGCCGCAGGGATCACCTGTGCAACCAGCGAAACCGCTGCCAAAGGAAATGTCGGGATGAACGTATGGCTCGATAAAGTGCCTATGCGTCAGGACGACATGGTGCCGTTTGAAATCCTCCTTTCCGAGTCCCAAGAGCGGATGCTGTTCATCGTCGAAAAAGGCAATGAGAAACCTGTCTTGGATATCTTCGAAAAATGGGACCTCAATTGCGCACAGATCGGCGAAGTGATCGAGGAAGAAGTACTGCGCTACCACTTCCACGGTGAAGTAGTCGCTGAAGTACCTGCTCAATCCCTCGTTTTGGGAGGCGGTGCTCCTGTTTACACCCGTGAGCAAAAGGAGCCTGCTTACTTCGAGCAGATCCGCGCTTTTGATCCAGATCAAATTCCAGTACCGACCCATCACGCCAAAGTCGTGGAATTCTTGCTTTCTCAGCCTACCATTGCTTCCAAGCGCTGGGTGACTGAGCAGTACGATTCCATGGTCGGTACCGCCAATATGACCACCAATGCGCCTTCTGATGCCGCTATCGTGCGCATCAAAGGCAAAGAAGTTGGATTGGTGGTAACTTCTGACTGTAACTCAAGATTCGTCTATTCCAATCCTGAAAAAGGAGCTGCTCACGCAGTGTCCGAGTCAGCACGGAATATCGTCTGTGCAGGAGGTACACCATTGGGTGTGACCAACTGCCTGAACTTCGGTAACCCATACGATCCGGAAGTGTACTTCCAGTTTGCTCAAGCGATCAAGGGAATGGGAGATGCTTGCCGCAAGTTCGACACGCCGATCACCGGTGGTAATGTCAGCTTGTACAATCAGTCTGAAACTGGTCCTATCTACCCGACTCCAATGATCGGTATGGTGGGAACGATTGAGCAGCCTGAGACTTCCTCCATGTCCATGAACTTCAAGCAAGAAGGCGATGCCTTGTATCTGCTTGGAAACAATGTGGAAGATATCGCTTGCTCCGAGTATGTGTACCGCTACCACAATGTCTCTCATAGCCCTGCTCCTTACATCGATCTCGATGAGGAACTGGCGCTACAGAAAGTGGTATTGGAATTGATCGGAGGAAAGTTGATTCAGTCTGCACACGATATTTCCGATGGAGGTCTGGTTGTATCCCTCTTGGAGTCTTCCTTTACTAGCGGAAAAGGATTCTCTATCCAAGCACCAGAAGGAATGCGTGTGGATGCCTTCTTGTATGGCGAAGCAGGTGGCCGCGTGGTCGTTTCTGTAAATGCTGAGCAACGCGAAGCATTTGAAGCGCACATGGCAGCTTCCAATGTATCTTGCCTGAATATCGGTCAAGTCGCAGGTGCTGATGCAGTACTAGATGGAGATTCCCTCGGAACCATCGAAGGATTGAAAGAGATCTATGACAATGCCTTGGAAAACGTCTTGTTCGCCAAATAA
- the selD gene encoding selenide, water dikinase SelD yields the protein MIQQTEGIKLTQYSQRSGCGCKIPADQLETIIGTDHMIPDANLLVGIESKDDAALYDLGDGTAVISTTDFFTPMVNDPVEYGRIAAVSALNNVYAMGGVPMMALAVLGWPTDKLPVEVAQQVIQGARQACQEAGIHLAGGHSIISPEPIFGLNVSGRVNVGNIRTNTGAHAGQKLFLTKPLGMGIYTQALKEDQLSEEHLAVAKEQMTQLNKIGEVFSKFAYVKSMTDVSGFGLVGHLMHMCEASRVRAELIFDQIPLLPGLAEYVERGLVSGGMEANFEAFESHLGEMSAFQRAVLCDPQISGGLLVSVVPEYENEFVQMAKGLSMELISIGSLAEIKEGHPTLSVF from the coding sequence ATGATACAACAGACAGAGGGAATAAAACTTACACAGTATAGTCAGCGCAGCGGTTGTGGATGCAAAATCCCTGCCGATCAGTTGGAAACCATCATCGGGACGGATCACATGATCCCCGATGCCAATTTGCTGGTCGGAATCGAAAGCAAAGACGATGCGGCCCTTTACGATCTAGGCGATGGGACGGCGGTCATCAGCACCACGGATTTTTTCACGCCGATGGTAAATGACCCTGTGGAGTACGGGCGCATAGCTGCTGTAAGTGCCTTGAACAATGTCTACGCGATGGGCGGTGTTCCGATGATGGCGCTTGCGGTATTGGGTTGGCCAACGGACAAATTGCCCGTAGAGGTCGCTCAGCAAGTCATTCAGGGAGCGAGACAAGCTTGCCAAGAGGCAGGGATTCATCTCGCAGGTGGACACAGCATCATTTCTCCGGAGCCGATCTTTGGACTGAATGTCTCTGGTCGGGTGAATGTGGGGAATATCCGCACCAATACGGGGGCACATGCTGGACAGAAGCTATTCTTGACCAAGCCTTTGGGAATGGGGATCTATACCCAGGCGCTCAAGGAGGACCAATTGTCCGAAGAACATCTTGCCGTGGCCAAGGAGCAGATGACACAGCTCAACAAAATTGGGGAGGTCTTCAGCAAATTTGCCTATGTGAAATCCATGACCGATGTGTCTGGATTTGGACTAGTGGGGCACTTGATGCACATGTGCGAAGCAAGTCGCGTACGTGCGGAATTGATTTTCGATCAGATTCCGTTGCTTCCCGGTTTGGCTGAATATGTGGAGCGAGGCTTGGTGTCTGGAGGCATGGAAGCCAATTTTGAGGCATTTGAATCCCATCTGGGGGAAATGTCCGCCTTCCAACGCGCCGTCTTGTGCGATCCTCAGATCTCCGGTGGATTGTTGGTATCTGTGGTGCCCGAATACGAGAATGAATTTGTGCAGATGGCCAAAGGCTTGAGCATGGAACTCATTTCTATCGGGAGCTTAGCTGAAATCAAAGAAGGACATCCGACCCTATCGGTGTTCTAG